A genome region from Tursiops truncatus isolate mTurTru1 chromosome 15, mTurTru1.mat.Y, whole genome shotgun sequence includes the following:
- the CRNKL1 gene encoding crooked neck-like protein 1 isoform X2: MAASTAAGKQRIPKVAKVKNKAPAEVQITAEQLLREAKERELELLPPPPQQKITDEEELNDYKLRKRKTFEDNIRKNRTVISNWIKYAQWEESLKEIQRARSIYERALDVDYRNITLWLKYAEMEMKNRQVNHARNIWDRAITTLPRVNQFWYKYTYMEEMLGNMAGARQVFERWMEWQPEEQAWHSYINFELRYKEVDRARTIYERFVLVHPDVKNWIKYARFEEKHGYFAHARKVYERAVEFFGDEHMDEHLYVAFAKFEENQKEFERVRVIYKYALDRISKQEAQELFKNYTIFEKKFGDRRGIEDIIVSKRRFQYEEEVKANPHNYDAWFDYLRLVESDAEAETVREVYERAIANVPPVQEKRHWKRYIYLWINYALYEELEAKDPERTRQVYQASLELIPHKKGTSIGKCPKNKLFKGYIELELQLREFDRCRKLYEKFLEFGPENCTSWIKFAELETILGDIERARAIYELAISQPRLDMPEVLWKSYIDFEIEQEETERTRNLYRRLLQRTQHVKVWISFAQFELSSGKEGSLAKCRQIYEEANKTMRNCEEKEERLMLLESWRSFEDEFGTVSDKERVDQLMPEKVKKRRKVQADDGSDAGWEEYYDYIFPEDAANQPNLKLLAMAKLWKKQQQEKEPGEEDPDADAAEQGSGPSCSC, encoded by the exons ATGGCGGCCTCCACCGCGGCCGGGAAGCAGAGGATCCCCAAAGTGGCCAAG GTGAAAAACAAAGCCCCAGCTGAGGTGCAGATAACTGCAGAGCAACTGCTAAGAGAAGCTAAGGAAAGAGAACTTGAGCTTCTTCCACCTCCCCCTCAACAGAAGATCACAGATGAAGAAGAGTTAAATGATTACAAACTAAGGAAGAGGAAG ACTTTTGAAGATAACATAAGAAAAAACAGGACTGTGATTAGTAACTGGATAAAATATGCACAATGGGAAGAGAGTCTAAAGGAGATTCAAAG GGCTCGATCCATATACGAACGTGCTTTGGATGTGGACTATCGAAATATTACACTCTGGCTGAAATAtgcagaaatggaaatgaagaatcGCCAGGTCAACCATGCCCGAAATATCTGGGACCGGGCCATAACGACTCTGCCTCGCGTCAACCAGTTCTG GTACAAGTACACATACATGGAGGAGATGCTGGGGAACATGGCGGGTGCCCGGCAGGTGTTCGAGCGCTGGATGGAGTGGCAGCCAGAGGAGCAGGCCTGGCACTCCTACATCAACTTCGAGCTGAGATACAAAGAGGTGGATCGGGCCCGCACCATTTATGAACGCT TTGTTCTTGTGCACCCTGATGTGAAGAACTGGATCAAGTACGCCCGCTTTGAAGAAAAGCATGGTTACTTTGCCCATGCACGGAAGGTGTATGAGAGAGCTGTCGAATTCTTTGGGGATGAACATATGGATGAACACCTTTATGTTGCCTTTGCCAAATTTgaggaaaatcagaaagaa TTTGAGAGGGTACGAGTGATCTATAAGTACGCCCTGGATCGAATTTCAAAGCAGGAAGCCCAGgaactctttaaaaattacaCCATCTTTGAGAAGAAGTTTGGTGACAGGCGGGGCATTGAAGACATCATCGTGAGCAAACGGAGGTTCCAGTACGAAGAGGAGGTGAAG GCTAACCCGCACAACTACGATGCATGGTTCGATTACTTGCGCTTGGTTGAAAGCGACGCAGAGGCAGAGACGGTGCGGGAAGTCTACGAGCGAGCCATCGCCAACGTGCCGCCTGTGCAGGAGAAGAGGCACTGGAAGCGCTACATCTACCTGTGGATCAACTACGCCCTCTACGAGGAGCTGGAGGCGAAG GATCCGGAGAGGACAAGACAAGTTTACCAAGCCTCTTTGGAACTCATTCCTCATAAAAAG GGAACTTCCATAGGCAAGTGTCCGAAGAACAAGTTATTTAAAGGTTACATAGAACTGGAGCTACAGCTTCGAGAATTTGACAGATGCCGGAAGCTTTATGAAAAGTTCCTGGAATTTGGGCCTGAAAATTGTACCTCTTGGATTAAATTTGCAGAATTAGAGACAATCCTTGGCGATATCGAGAGAGCCCGGGCCATCTACGAGTTAGCCATCAGTCAGCCACGCTTGGACATGCCGGAG GTGCTTTGGAAATCATATATTGATTTTGAAATTGAGcaggaagaaactgaaagaaCACGAAATCTTTACCGACGATTGCTTCAACGGACACAACATGTCAAG gtaTGGATCAGTTTTGCACAGTTTGAGTTGtcctcagggaaggaaggaagtttgGCTAAATGCAGACAAATTTATGAAGAGGCTAACAAAACCATGCGGAactgtgaagaaaaggaagagagacttATGTTGCTGGAATCTTGGCGAAGCTTTGAAGATGAATTTGGAACAGTATCAGATAAGGAGAGAGTAGACCAACTCATGCCAGAGAAAgtcaagaagagaagaaaggtccAAGCTGATGATGGG TCGGATGCAGGCTGGGAAGAATACTATGATTACATCTTTCCGGAAGATGCTGCCAACCAGCCCAACCTCAAGCTCCTGGCCATGGCCAAACTGTGGAAGAAACAGCAGCAGGAGAAGGAGCCTGGCGAGGAAGACCCAGATGCGGACGCTGCCGAGCAGGGGTCCGGGCCTTCCTGTTCCTGTTga
- the CRNKL1 gene encoding crooked neck-like protein 1 isoform X1 has product MAASTAAGKQRIPKVAKVKNKAPAEVQITAEQLLREAKERELELLPPPPQQKITDEEELNDYKLRKRKTFEDNIRKNRTVISNWIKYAQWEESLKEIQRARSIYERALDVDYRNITLWLKYAEMEMKNRQVNHARNIWDRAITTLPRVNQFWYKYTYMEEMLGNMAGARQVFERWMEWQPEEQAWHSYINFELRYKEVDRARTIYERFVLVHPDVKNWIKYARFEEKHGYFAHARKVYERAVEFFGDEHMDEHLYVAFAKFEENQKEFERVRVIYKYALDRISKQEAQELFKNYTIFEKKFGDRRGIEDIIVSKRRFQYEEEVKANPHNYDAWFDYLRLVESDAEAETVREVYERAIANVPPVQEKRHWKRYIYLWINYALYEELEAKDPERTRQVYQASLELIPHKKFTFAKMWLLYAQFEIRQKNLPFARRALGTSIGKCPKNKLFKGYIELELQLREFDRCRKLYEKFLEFGPENCTSWIKFAELETILGDIERARAIYELAISQPRLDMPEVLWKSYIDFEIEQEETERTRNLYRRLLQRTQHVKVWISFAQFELSSGKEGSLAKCRQIYEEANKTMRNCEEKEERLMLLESWRSFEDEFGTVSDKERVDQLMPEKVKKRRKVQADDGSDAGWEEYYDYIFPEDAANQPNLKLLAMAKLWKKQQQEKEPGEEDPDADAAEQGSGPSCSC; this is encoded by the exons ATGGCGGCCTCCACCGCGGCCGGGAAGCAGAGGATCCCCAAAGTGGCCAAG GTGAAAAACAAAGCCCCAGCTGAGGTGCAGATAACTGCAGAGCAACTGCTAAGAGAAGCTAAGGAAAGAGAACTTGAGCTTCTTCCACCTCCCCCTCAACAGAAGATCACAGATGAAGAAGAGTTAAATGATTACAAACTAAGGAAGAGGAAG ACTTTTGAAGATAACATAAGAAAAAACAGGACTGTGATTAGTAACTGGATAAAATATGCACAATGGGAAGAGAGTCTAAAGGAGATTCAAAG GGCTCGATCCATATACGAACGTGCTTTGGATGTGGACTATCGAAATATTACACTCTGGCTGAAATAtgcagaaatggaaatgaagaatcGCCAGGTCAACCATGCCCGAAATATCTGGGACCGGGCCATAACGACTCTGCCTCGCGTCAACCAGTTCTG GTACAAGTACACATACATGGAGGAGATGCTGGGGAACATGGCGGGTGCCCGGCAGGTGTTCGAGCGCTGGATGGAGTGGCAGCCAGAGGAGCAGGCCTGGCACTCCTACATCAACTTCGAGCTGAGATACAAAGAGGTGGATCGGGCCCGCACCATTTATGAACGCT TTGTTCTTGTGCACCCTGATGTGAAGAACTGGATCAAGTACGCCCGCTTTGAAGAAAAGCATGGTTACTTTGCCCATGCACGGAAGGTGTATGAGAGAGCTGTCGAATTCTTTGGGGATGAACATATGGATGAACACCTTTATGTTGCCTTTGCCAAATTTgaggaaaatcagaaagaa TTTGAGAGGGTACGAGTGATCTATAAGTACGCCCTGGATCGAATTTCAAAGCAGGAAGCCCAGgaactctttaaaaattacaCCATCTTTGAGAAGAAGTTTGGTGACAGGCGGGGCATTGAAGACATCATCGTGAGCAAACGGAGGTTCCAGTACGAAGAGGAGGTGAAG GCTAACCCGCACAACTACGATGCATGGTTCGATTACTTGCGCTTGGTTGAAAGCGACGCAGAGGCAGAGACGGTGCGGGAAGTCTACGAGCGAGCCATCGCCAACGTGCCGCCTGTGCAGGAGAAGAGGCACTGGAAGCGCTACATCTACCTGTGGATCAACTACGCCCTCTACGAGGAGCTGGAGGCGAAG GATCCGGAGAGGACAAGACAAGTTTACCAAGCCTCTTTGGAACTCATTCCTCATAAAAAG TTCACATTTGCCAAAATGTGGTTACTGTATGCACAGtttgaaataagacagaaaaatttACCATTTGCCAGAAGAGCTTTG GGAACTTCCATAGGCAAGTGTCCGAAGAACAAGTTATTTAAAGGTTACATAGAACTGGAGCTACAGCTTCGAGAATTTGACAGATGCCGGAAGCTTTATGAAAAGTTCCTGGAATTTGGGCCTGAAAATTGTACCTCTTGGATTAAATTTGCAGAATTAGAGACAATCCTTGGCGATATCGAGAGAGCCCGGGCCATCTACGAGTTAGCCATCAGTCAGCCACGCTTGGACATGCCGGAG GTGCTTTGGAAATCATATATTGATTTTGAAATTGAGcaggaagaaactgaaagaaCACGAAATCTTTACCGACGATTGCTTCAACGGACACAACATGTCAAG gtaTGGATCAGTTTTGCACAGTTTGAGTTGtcctcagggaaggaaggaagtttgGCTAAATGCAGACAAATTTATGAAGAGGCTAACAAAACCATGCGGAactgtgaagaaaaggaagagagacttATGTTGCTGGAATCTTGGCGAAGCTTTGAAGATGAATTTGGAACAGTATCAGATAAGGAGAGAGTAGACCAACTCATGCCAGAGAAAgtcaagaagagaagaaaggtccAAGCTGATGATGGG TCGGATGCAGGCTGGGAAGAATACTATGATTACATCTTTCCGGAAGATGCTGCCAACCAGCCCAACCTCAAGCTCCTGGCCATGGCCAAACTGTGGAAGAAACAGCAGCAGGAGAAGGAGCCTGGCGAGGAAGACCCAGATGCGGACGCTGCCGAGCAGGGGTCCGGGCCTTCCTGTTCCTGTTga